Proteins from a genomic interval of Candidatus Nanosynbacter sp. HMT-352:
- the infA gene encoding translation initiation factor IF-1, which produces MASQKEVIKMVGKVVEALPNTQFKVELENGHSIIAHISGRMRKHYIRLVPGDKVEVEMTPYDLTKGRISFRLRDDRPQGR; this is translated from the coding sequence ATGGCGAGTCAAAAGGAAGTCATCAAAATGGTAGGAAAGGTAGTGGAAGCACTGCCTAATACTCAATTTAAGGTGGAACTGGAGAATGGCCATAGTATCATCGCGCATATTTCAGGACGAATGCGTAAGCATTATATTCGTCTGGTGCCTGGTGATAAGGTTGAGGTTGAGATGACCCCTTACGATCTTACAAAGGGACGAATCAGCTTCCGCCTACGTGACGATCGACCTCAGGGTCGGTAG
- the rpmJ gene encoding 50S ribosomal protein L36 — MKVRASVKKIDKDPKKGDKVVRRKGRLYIINKKKPKNKQRQG; from the coding sequence ATGAAAGTTCGTGCAAGTGTGAAAAAAATCGACAAAGATCCCAAAAAAGGTGATAAGGTAGTTCGCCGCAAAGGCCGACTATATATCATCAACAAGAAAAAACCTAAGAATAAGCAAAGGCAGGGTTAA
- the rpsM gene encoding 30S ribosomal protein S13 — protein sequence MARIAGVVIPTEKQVQIALTYIYGIGPKHASSILAAAKIEPTTRVKDLTEAEENKIREIIDSEYTVEGDLQRLVANNIKRLKDINAYRGLRHKAGLPTRGQRTRTNARTRKGRAIAVGGTQPKAASKT from the coding sequence ATGGCTCGAATTGCTGGGGTAGTTATCCCAACAGAGAAGCAGGTGCAAATTGCGCTCACCTATATTTACGGTATTGGGCCAAAGCACGCTTCGAGCATCCTTGCGGCGGCTAAAATTGAGCCGACCACTCGGGTGAAAGATCTCACCGAGGCTGAAGAAAACAAGATTCGCGAAATTATTGACAGCGAATACACCGTCGAAGGTGATCTCCAGCGCTTGGTGGCAAATAATATTAAGCGCTTGAAGGATATCAACGCCTATCGCGGTCTTCGCCACAAAGCAGGACTGCCAACACGCGGACAGCGGACTCGTACGAATGCACGAACTCGCAAGGGTCGCGCCATCGCCGTGGGCGGTACACAACCAAAAGCAGCAAGTAAGACCTAA
- the rpsK gene encoding 30S ribosomal protein S11: MADAKSTKKKQRRSVPAGQLHIQATFNNTIVTFSDKKGNVLTASSAGACGFRGSKKGTAYASQVAAEKAAEAAKTQYGLKSVDVFVKGVGLGRDAAIRAVSAFDISVESIKDVTGVPHGGVRPRKARRA, encoded by the coding sequence ATGGCAGACGCAAAATCTACCAAGAAGAAGCAGCGCCGATCAGTCCCAGCTGGTCAGCTGCACATTCAGGCAACATTTAACAATACTATCGTTACTTTTTCCGACAAGAAAGGTAACGTACTAACCGCTTCATCAGCTGGTGCATGTGGTTTCCGTGGAAGCAAAAAAGGTACAGCCTATGCTTCACAGGTTGCTGCTGAAAAAGCTGCTGAAGCTGCGAAAACTCAATACGGCTTGAAATCTGTTGACGTTTTCGTGAAAGGTGTCGGCTTGGGTCGTGACGCCGCTATTCGTGCGGTCAGCGCATTCGACATCTCAGTAGAAAGCATTAAGGACGTAACTGGCGTGCCTCACGGTGGTGTTCGTCCACGAAAGGCACGGAGGGCATAA
- the rpsD gene encoding 30S ribosomal protein S4, with the protein MARDNSPIVKQSRREGYALHPKAHKILAKKSGIPGQHAHGRQNKPSLYATQLREKQKVRRLYGLVEKQFARLMKEATRAQEGLAGENLLKLLERRLDNVVYRSGFAVSRRAARQLVSHGHFELNGRRVDIPSIRVKAGDVITVRPKSTKSEYFTRIDDVINNSVQGPLSWLKADSKKLKIEVTGLPKREEAEADINEQLIVEYYSR; encoded by the coding sequence ATGGCACGAGATAATTCACCAATTGTCAAGCAAAGCCGCCGCGAAGGTTATGCGCTTCATCCAAAAGCACATAAAATTTTGGCGAAAAAATCTGGCATTCCAGGTCAACACGCGCATGGTCGTCAGAATAAGCCAAGTCTATACGCTACACAGCTTCGTGAAAAGCAGAAGGTTCGTCGCTTGTACGGTCTAGTTGAGAAGCAGTTTGCTCGCTTGATGAAAGAAGCAACACGCGCTCAAGAAGGCTTGGCGGGCGAAAACTTGTTGAAGCTATTAGAGCGCCGTTTGGATAACGTTGTTTACCGTTCTGGATTTGCCGTATCACGTCGCGCAGCTCGTCAACTAGTTAGCCACGGACATTTTGAATTGAACGGCCGACGCGTCGATATTCCATCGATTCGTGTTAAAGCTGGCGATGTCATCACGGTTCGTCCAAAGAGTACCAAGTCAGAGTACTTTACGCGAATTGACGATGTAATCAACAATTCAGTCCAAGGTCCACTAAGCTGGCTAAAAGCTGATAGCAAGAAGCTGAAGATTGAAGTAACTGGTTTGCCAAAGCGCGAGGAAGCAGAAGCTGACATCAACGAGCAATTAATTGTTGAGTATTACTCACGATAA
- a CDS encoding DNA-directed RNA polymerase subunit alpha: MAKAIYNPALASVDDISATSATFLIEPLHPGYGNTLGNSLRRVLLSSVRGGAVVAFRIEGATHEFTTVEGIKEDVVDIMLNLKNVHLRVFTDDPVELRIEKSGAGEVTAADIKTNADVEVVNPEQVIATIDDPNKHLVMDLVVEAGCGYQTIEESSEKRLHSDMIAIDAMYSPVLRVRYKVDSTRVGQETNLDKLAITVETNGTITPREAFEEAAAILVNQYTALAGNTMVTGAPALGAAKEDEESELAMPIEELNLSARTTNALINNEIRTIRDLVTLTEQDLRELKGFGSKALDEVRDKMAELEF; this comes from the coding sequence ATGGCAAAAGCAATTTACAATCCAGCACTCGCGAGCGTTGATGACATTTCAGCAACCAGCGCTACTTTTCTAATCGAGCCACTTCACCCAGGCTACGGTAATACTCTTGGTAACTCATTGCGACGCGTTCTATTGTCAAGCGTTCGCGGTGGCGCGGTTGTAGCTTTCAGAATTGAGGGCGCAACTCACGAGTTTACTACTGTTGAAGGCATCAAAGAAGATGTTGTCGACATTATGTTGAACTTGAAAAACGTTCACCTACGCGTATTTACCGACGATCCAGTTGAACTGCGCATTGAGAAATCTGGCGCTGGCGAAGTAACTGCCGCTGATATTAAAACTAATGCTGATGTTGAAGTTGTTAACCCAGAGCAAGTAATTGCTACAATCGACGACCCAAACAAGCATTTGGTTATGGATTTGGTAGTTGAGGCAGGTTGCGGTTATCAGACAATTGAAGAGTCAAGCGAAAAGCGTTTGCACAGCGACATGATTGCTATTGATGCAATGTACTCACCAGTTCTACGCGTTCGCTACAAAGTCGACTCAACTCGTGTTGGCCAGGAGACAAACTTGGACAAATTGGCAATCACTGTTGAAACTAACGGCACAATCACACCTCGTGAGGCGTTCGAAGAAGCAGCAGCGATTCTTGTTAACCAATACACAGCTTTGGCTGGCAACACGATGGTAACTGGCGCACCAGCACTTGGCGCAGCTAAGGAAGACGAAGAGTCAGAGCTAGCAATGCCAATTGAAGAATTAAACTTAAGCGCCCGCACGACGAACGCGCTAATTAACAATGAAATCCGCACTATTCGCGATTTGGTAACTTTGACTGAGCAAGATTTGCGAGAATTGAAAGGTTTCGGTTCAAAGGCACTAGACGAAGTACGTGACAAGATGGCGGAGTTGGAGTTTTAA
- the rplQ gene encoding 50S ribosomal protein L17: protein MHRHGYQGRKFGRERDQRRALLKGLATSLVEYGKIETTLPKAKELKRHIEKIITKAKKGDLASRRQVIAALSTRAAAYKLVDEIAPQLSGRTSGHVRVERTRLRVGDGAQMAIIEFVDDIKPMPKEGK, encoded by the coding sequence ATGCATAGACACGGATATCAAGGGCGCAAGTTCGGCCGCGAGCGTGATCAGCGACGAGCCCTACTCAAAGGTCTGGCTACCAGCTTGGTTGAGTACGGAAAAATCGAGACCACCTTGCCAAAGGCTAAGGAACTAAAGCGTCACATTGAAAAAATCATCACCAAGGCTAAAAAGGGCGACCTGGCTAGCCGACGTCAGGTGATTGCAGCATTAAGCACACGCGCTGCTGCTTACAAACTAGTTGATGAAATCGCGCCACAGCTAAGTGGTCGAACCAGCGGACACGTTCGCGTTGAGCGAACACGTTTGCGAGTCGGCGACGGCGCTCAAATGGCGATCATCGAGTTTGTTGACGATATTAAACCAATGCCAAAGGAAGGAAAATAA
- the rplM gene encoding 50S ribosomal protein L13: MKTYSQKPSEVSRRWVLFDASELPLGRLATEIAKHLTGKYKPTYTPHIDGGDYVVVINAAQTVVTGYKETDKYYYRHSGFPGGIKETQFKEMRERHPERIIEEAVKGMLPKNKLQAERLKRLRIFAGSDHAHTAQTPEKVEVK; the protein is encoded by the coding sequence ATGAAAACTTATTCACAAAAACCATCTGAAGTTTCTCGCCGTTGGGTATTGTTTGACGCTAGCGAATTACCACTTGGACGTTTGGCTACAGAAATTGCCAAGCATTTGACTGGTAAATACAAGCCAACTTACACTCCTCACATTGACGGTGGCGACTATGTAGTTGTTATCAATGCTGCGCAGACAGTTGTTACTGGATACAAGGAAACTGATAAGTATTACTATCGCCACAGTGGTTTTCCAGGTGGAATTAAGGAAACGCAATTCAAAGAAATGCGCGAACGCCACCCAGAGCGAATTATTGAAGAAGCTGTTAAAGGTATGTTGCCAAAGAACAAATTGCAAGCAGAGCGCCTAAAGCGCCTACGCATTTTTGCCGGCAGCGACCACGCTCACACAGCACAAACACCAGAGAAAGTTGAGGTAAAGTAA
- the rpsI gene encoding 30S ribosomal protein S9, with protein sequence MADTYFYGLGRRKSASASVRLLPGKGTITINGKPAAEYLDGNKTLLAEVTDPLAIVSKQKEFDVTILVKGGGLAGQVDAIKLGIAKALTAAHADLRPVLKKAELLKRDPREKERKKYGLRSARKREQFSKR encoded by the coding sequence ATGGCTGATACTTATTTCTACGGCTTAGGTCGACGCAAAAGCGCTTCAGCAAGCGTTCGCCTACTTCCTGGCAAAGGCACCATTACAATCAATGGCAAGCCTGCTGCTGAGTACCTGGACGGCAACAAAACCTTACTAGCAGAAGTAACCGACCCACTTGCAATTGTCAGCAAGCAAAAAGAATTCGACGTTACTATCCTAGTTAAAGGTGGTGGTCTGGCTGGTCAAGTTGACGCTATCAAGCTTGGTATCGCAAAAGCTTTGACAGCTGCTCACGCTGACCTGCGTCCAGTTCTGAAGAAGGCTGAGCTATTGAAACGTGACCCACGCGAGAAAGAGCGCAAGAAGTACGGTCTTCGTTCTGCTCGTAAACGCGAACAATTCTCTAAGCGTTAG
- a CDS encoding alpha/beta fold hydrolase encodes MLDKIIHRWLRIPYALNVHYFSRPEKPKATILLIHGLGASWKTWMPLEPYLPKDTRVIAIDMLGFGNSPKPDWKSCNAHDQAASIVATLRREFINHVDIVIGHSMGSLAAVELAKQYPKLSKSLILCSPPIYYPRVDEKIHHPEKILRALYEFFNSHPRSSKRFLQFADRHNIWPDAGFKADEVTSESFLIALNTAIINQTTMNDITKLTLPIAILSGKLDPLIVERNLKKLAKDHNNITHTSMTTQRHEITDKYAKKLSEIMKDYLAGKYSPKASRLIAKSKRGSL; translated from the coding sequence ATGTTGGACAAGATTATCCATCGCTGGTTGCGGATTCCATATGCATTGAACGTGCATTATTTTTCTCGTCCAGAAAAACCGAAAGCGACGATTTTACTTATTCATGGATTAGGCGCATCCTGGAAAACATGGATGCCGCTGGAGCCATATTTGCCGAAGGACACGCGAGTTATAGCAATTGACATGCTGGGATTTGGCAATTCGCCCAAGCCTGATTGGAAGTCCTGCAACGCCCACGACCAAGCCGCAAGCATCGTCGCTACTTTGCGTAGGGAATTCATAAATCACGTCGATATCGTCATCGGCCATTCTATGGGCTCGCTGGCTGCCGTAGAACTCGCCAAGCAATATCCGAAGTTAAGCAAGTCGCTGATTTTGTGTAGTCCGCCGATATATTATCCGAGGGTTGACGAAAAAATTCATCATCCAGAGAAAATTTTGCGTGCGCTTTATGAGTTTTTCAATAGTCATCCGCGCAGTTCGAAACGCTTTTTGCAATTCGCTGATCGGCACAATATTTGGCCTGACGCTGGATTTAAGGCTGATGAGGTTACCTCCGAGTCGTTTTTAATCGCCCTTAACACTGCGATTATCAATCAGACGACAATGAATGACATCACTAAGCTCACTCTTCCGATTGCTATTTTGTCTGGAAAACTTGACCCACTGATTGTTGAGAGAAACCTGAAGAAATTAGCAAAAGATCATAACAATATCACTCATACGTCAATGACAACTCAGCGGCACGAAATAACTGATAAATATGCGAAGAAGCTGTCGGAAATTATGAAAGATTATTTGGCGGGAAAATATTCGCCAAAAGCGAGTCGTCTCATAGCAAAGTCCAAACGAGGAAGTTTATGA
- the cyaB gene encoding class IV adenylate cyclase, whose protein sequence is MIEIESKFKISGDMTRDELIAILKGQFITSISSKRQIDTVFLLPEQVDVPITPGSKIMRVRDVLNPETGELRRSLMTLKVEGQAKLASDEYEFAVDDENAARQMLTALGWQEVVTVDKVRLESKTEDYTICIDEVAGLGLFIELEILTEDSTDVKNIQQQMRNFLKNLDIDGKLWKIPYDTSIRNLQNSVS, encoded by the coding sequence ATGATTGAAATCGAGTCCAAATTTAAGATATCGGGCGACATGACACGCGACGAACTTATCGCCATCCTTAAAGGTCAATTCATCACGTCAATATCAAGCAAGCGCCAAATTGACACGGTGTTTTTATTACCCGAGCAAGTTGACGTGCCAATTACGCCTGGCTCAAAAATTATGCGAGTACGCGATGTTCTTAATCCGGAAACTGGTGAGTTGCGACGAAGCCTGATGACGCTGAAGGTCGAGGGGCAGGCAAAGCTAGCGTCTGATGAATATGAATTTGCAGTTGACGACGAAAATGCAGCGCGCCAAATGCTCACGGCATTAGGCTGGCAAGAAGTTGTCACGGTTGATAAAGTCCGCCTTGAGTCAAAGACTGAAGACTATACGATTTGTATCGACGAAGTTGCTGGATTGGGGTTATTTATTGAACTGGAGATTTTGACCGAAGACAGTACTGACGTAAAAAACATTCAGCAGCAAATGCGCAATTTTCTGAAAAACCTGGATATCGACGGCAAATTATGGAAAATTCCGTACGACACAAGCATTAGAAATCTGCAAAATAGCGTTAGTTAG
- a CDS encoding non-canonical purine NTP pyrophosphatase, with protein MKQENSPIYFITSNHSKFTSLQELLQPLGVDLRQLDYDFDEGRGLDIQTIAKSKLSQAKKAFPNKRLVVDDRGFFIPALKGFPGPFVKLLLNSFSYPGIIKLMKDEADRRAIFSFAVGYFDGEKDHIFVANEEGFITDEPRGNNLHGWTELLYIYGHPSFPDRSLAELNDEEWQEYLTIIEKVDGLAMLRDYLIDA; from the coding sequence ATGAAACAAGAAAATAGCCCAATTTATTTTATCACTTCCAATCACAGCAAATTCACCAGTCTTCAAGAACTCCTTCAGCCGCTTGGTGTTGATTTAAGGCAGCTCGATTATGATTTTGACGAGGGGCGCGGACTAGATATTCAAACGATTGCCAAAAGCAAATTATCTCAAGCCAAGAAAGCGTTTCCGAACAAGCGCCTGGTCGTTGATGACCGCGGTTTTTTCATTCCGGCACTGAAAGGTTTTCCGGGGCCGTTTGTTAAATTGCTACTGAATAGCTTTAGTTATCCCGGTATTATCAAGTTGATGAAAGACGAGGCTGATCGTCGAGCTATTTTTTCTTTTGCGGTTGGCTATTTTGACGGCGAAAAAGACCATATTTTCGTAGCCAACGAAGAGGGATTTATCACCGACGAGCCACGCGGTAATAATCTCCATGGCTGGACGGAATTACTGTATATTTATGGACATCCGAGCTTTCCTGACCGTAGTTTGGCAGAACTGAACGACGAAGAATGGCAGGAATATCTGACGATAATTGAGAAAGTTGACGGGCTCGCGATGTTGAGGGATTATTTAATAGATGCATGA